The following are encoded together in the Capsulimonas corticalis genome:
- a CDS encoding GH1 family beta-glucosidase, with protein MTDLDIPAASGAARLFCPFPADFLWGAATAAYQVEGAWDEDGRTPSVWDTFSRRSGAIAFDQNGDVATDHYHRYKEDVALMKRLGLQSYRFSVSWSRIFPDAGGVPNPKGLDFYKRLVDELRAADIQPWMTLFHWDLPQWTEDRFGGWESRDCARVFADYAGYMAAQLGDRLSGVFTINEFMCFLDKGYVDTGELFAPGKNVCPRLLNQARHHAVYGHGLAVQAIRASGPQDLKVGLAENIPNIVPILETPEHIAATREALRELSGMYLTPIFEGRYHPGYLESAGADAPVFTDDEMAAIASPIDFVGLNLYAPTYVRHDPSTARGWSTVENGPGYPKMDMPWLAVGPSIMYWGPRMVAETWNAPEIYITENGCANPDRPNASNEIQDVGRVMYLQEHLIHLHRAADEGYPVKGYFVWSLMDNFEWAFGYTKRFGICYVNYETLERTPKLSAEFYSGVIRRNAVGG; from the coding sequence GTGACGGATTTGGATATACCCGCCGCGTCGGGCGCCGCGCGGCTTTTTTGCCCGTTCCCAGCGGATTTTTTGTGGGGCGCGGCTACGGCGGCTTACCAGGTCGAAGGGGCATGGGACGAAGACGGGCGCACCCCCAGTGTGTGGGATACGTTTTCCCGCCGGTCCGGGGCAATCGCGTTCGATCAGAACGGCGATGTTGCGACCGATCACTACCATCGCTACAAGGAAGACGTCGCGCTGATGAAGCGCCTCGGGCTTCAATCCTACCGCTTTTCCGTCTCCTGGTCGCGCATCTTTCCCGACGCCGGCGGCGTCCCCAATCCGAAGGGCCTCGACTTCTATAAGCGTCTCGTCGACGAACTGCGCGCCGCCGACATTCAGCCGTGGATGACCTTGTTTCACTGGGATCTGCCGCAGTGGACCGAAGACCGGTTCGGCGGCTGGGAATCGCGTGACTGCGCGCGAGTCTTCGCCGACTACGCCGGATATATGGCCGCCCAGCTTGGCGACCGTCTCAGCGGCGTTTTCACCATCAACGAGTTCATGTGCTTTCTGGACAAGGGGTATGTGGACACGGGCGAGCTGTTCGCGCCGGGCAAGAACGTATGTCCGCGCCTGCTGAACCAGGCGCGCCACCACGCCGTCTACGGTCACGGCCTGGCCGTCCAGGCGATCCGCGCGTCCGGTCCCCAGGACCTCAAGGTCGGACTCGCCGAGAACATTCCCAATATCGTCCCGATCCTGGAGACTCCCGAGCACATCGCCGCCACGCGCGAGGCGCTGCGCGAACTGTCCGGCATGTATCTGACCCCGATCTTCGAGGGCCGCTACCATCCCGGATATCTGGAAAGCGCGGGCGCCGACGCGCCTGTCTTCACGGACGACGAGATGGCGGCGATTGCGTCTCCTATTGATTTCGTCGGTCTGAACTTGTACGCGCCGACCTATGTCCGGCATGATCCCTCGACAGCGCGCGGCTGGTCCACGGTCGAGAACGGCCCTGGCTACCCCAAAATGGATATGCCATGGCTCGCGGTCGGGCCGAGCATCATGTACTGGGGACCGCGCATGGTCGCGGAAACCTGGAACGCGCCCGAGATCTACATCACGGAAAACGGCTGCGCCAATCCCGACCGGCCGAACGCGAGCAATGAGATTCAGGATGTCGGGCGGGTGATGTACCTGCAAGAGCATTTGATCCACCTGCACCGCGCCGCCGACGAAGGTTATCCCGTCAAAGGCTACTTTGTCTGGAGCCTGATGGACAACTTCGAATGGGCTTTCGGCTACACCAAACGCTTTGGGATCTGCTACGTCAACTACGAGACGCTGGAGCGCACGCCCAAGCTCAGCGCCGAGTTCTATTCCGGGGTCATTCGACGCAACGCCGTCGGCGGATAA
- a CDS encoding complex I NDUFA9 subunit family protein has protein sequence MEVLVTGASGFVGNHMIEALLAAGHSVRGLSRKKPQGERAKSGATYIDGVDVGDAATLTPAMFEGVDAVLHLVGIIQEAKGGQTFQRIHVQGTQNIVKTACAADFHGRFIYMSAIGADPNGPAEYSRTKAAAEKIVTESGLPYTIFRPSIILGKDGEFVEQMGELIKHGGLPVPLPFPFIPVPGSGNNKFQPIFIDDLAACVVNSLGDPATAKQVYEVGGATQVSFNELLGGFANSLHVSKPFLHAPVPILKIAATVMEAILPKPPVTRDQLANLGLDNVTKSHAITDVFGVSPLGFEQILTKIYGS, from the coding sequence ATGGAAGTTTTAGTGACCGGAGCCTCCGGCTTCGTCGGGAACCACATGATTGAGGCGCTGCTTGCGGCCGGGCATTCCGTGCGCGGATTGTCGCGCAAGAAGCCGCAAGGGGAGCGCGCCAAGTCGGGCGCGACGTATATCGACGGAGTGGATGTTGGGGACGCCGCGACGCTGACGCCGGCGATGTTTGAAGGCGTGGACGCCGTCCTGCATCTCGTGGGAATCATTCAGGAGGCGAAGGGCGGCCAGACGTTCCAGCGCATCCACGTTCAGGGAACCCAGAACATCGTAAAGACCGCCTGCGCGGCCGATTTTCACGGACGGTTTATTTACATGAGCGCGATCGGCGCCGATCCGAACGGTCCCGCCGAGTATTCGCGCACCAAGGCGGCGGCGGAGAAGATCGTGACGGAAAGCGGTCTGCCGTACACCATCTTTCGCCCCTCGATTATCCTCGGGAAAGACGGCGAGTTCGTGGAGCAGATGGGCGAACTGATCAAACACGGCGGACTTCCCGTCCCGCTGCCGTTCCCGTTTATCCCCGTGCCCGGCTCCGGCAACAATAAGTTCCAGCCGATCTTTATCGACGACCTGGCCGCGTGCGTCGTGAATTCGCTCGGCGACCCCGCCACGGCGAAGCAAGTCTACGAAGTCGGCGGCGCCACCCAGGTGTCGTTCAACGAATTGCTGGGCGGCTTCGCCAATTCCCTGCACGTCAGCAAGCCATTTCTCCATGCGCCCGTCCCGATCCTCAAAATCGCCGCGACCGTCATGGAGGCGATCCTGCCCAAGCCTCCGGTCACCCGCGATCAGCTCGCCAACCTGGGACTGGACAACGTCACAAAGAGCCACGCGATTACCGATGTCTTCGGCGTTTCTCCACTGGGCTTCGAACAGATCCTGACCAAAATCTACGGGAGTTAG